One region of Verrucomicrobiota bacterium genomic DNA includes:
- a CDS encoding IS91 family transposase: MSRPVLELADIFRQHGEAYRQSHPMARHQLRLMRAIEICRTAALGGHVDECGQCGKRRISYNSCRNRHCPKCGSLARARWLHRRRGELLPVNYFHVVFTLPHLIADLALQNKKALYDLLFQVSAETLLTIARDPRHLGAELGFFGILHTWGQNLLHHPHIHYVIPGGGIGPDHDRWVACQPGFFLPVRVLSAHFRKHFLKALERIFRRGQLQFTGTLAHLSDPEAFAQYLAPLHHTDWVVHAKPPFGGPPQVLEYLGRYTHRVAISNHRLVCLQDGQVTFLWKDYRHEQRTRLMTLEADEFIRRFLLHALPDGFQRIRFAGFFANRHRRSKLALIRQLLADPVTELLPLPKDCAELLAFLTGQPKDQCPHCHIGRLLRVEILPPRRWPDTS; encoded by the coding sequence ATGAGCCGGCCAGTCCTGGAACTGGCCGACATTTTTCGACAGCACGGCGAGGCATACCGGCAGAGTCACCCGATGGCGCGGCACCAACTCCGATTGATGCGCGCCATCGAGATCTGCCGCACCGCCGCGCTGGGTGGTCATGTCGATGAATGCGGCCAATGCGGCAAGCGCCGCATCAGCTACAACTCCTGCCGCAACCGCCACTGCCCCAAGTGCGGCTCGCTGGCGCGCGCCCGCTGGCTTCACCGGCGGCGCGGCGAATTGTTGCCCGTCAACTACTTCCATGTCGTGTTCACCTTGCCCCACCTGATCGCCGATCTGGCCCTCCAAAACAAGAAGGCGCTCTACGATCTGCTGTTCCAAGTCAGCGCGGAGACGCTGTTGACCATCGCGCGCGACCCTCGCCATCTGGGCGCCGAGCTCGGCTTCTTTGGAATTCTCCATACCTGGGGACAGAACCTGCTCCACCATCCGCACATCCACTACGTGATTCCAGGCGGCGGCATTGGGCCCGATCATGACCGCTGGGTGGCATGCCAGCCTGGGTTCTTCCTGCCCGTTCGTGTGCTGTCGGCCCACTTTCGCAAACATTTCCTCAAAGCTCTGGAAAGGATCTTCCGCCGGGGCCAACTCCAGTTCACCGGAACCCTGGCGCACCTTTCTGACCCCGAGGCCTTCGCCCAGTATCTGGCGCCGTTGCATCACACCGATTGGGTGGTCCACGCCAAGCCTCCGTTTGGCGGTCCGCCCCAAGTGCTGGAGTATCTGGGCCGGTACACCCATCGCGTAGCAATCTCCAATCATCGGCTGGTTTGTTTACAGGATGGCCAGGTGACGTTCCTCTGGAAGGACTATCGCCATGAGCAACGGACCCGCCTGATGACCTTGGAGGCCGATGAGTTCATCCGCCGTTTCCTGCTGCACGCTCTCCCCGACGGTTTTCAGCGCATTCGCTTTGCCGGCTTCTTTGCCAATCGTCATCGCCGGTCCAAGCTCGCATTGATTCGTCAGCTTCTGGCTGATCCGGTGACCGAACTGCTGCCCTTGCCGAAGGACTGCGCCGAGTTATTGGCCTTCCTCACTGGCCAGCCCAAAGACCAATGTCCTCACTGTCACATTG